The following proteins are co-located in the Procambarus clarkii isolate CNS0578487 chromosome 4, FALCON_Pclarkii_2.0, whole genome shotgun sequence genome:
- the LOC138370716 gene encoding craniofacial development protein 2-like has protein sequence MTPGLSDDLLEVNDARKTAVINNKLRRLQTDVVALQETRLPATGSIREKEFTSFWQHKPSEKVRKHGVGFAIRNRLLGSIVPPKEGSARTLKLQLHTTAEMISLINAYAPTLTTSTEAKDEFYNDFGRTLRDVPQQEPVFRLGDLNARAGSDHSYWPSSQGQFGFVKMNENGQCLLEVCCRHDLCITNSFFDTKPQHKALHKNRTVPLKSVTGEIIKDRRDQQMDRWVEHYSELYSREKLISIEALDAIESLPIMEELYLELTMDEVEKALPSLSLRKAPGDDGIPPEVLKCGREILKT, from the exons atgacGCCGGGTCTCTCGGATGATCTACTGGAAGTAaacgacgcccgcaagacagcTGTAATCAACAATAAACTACGCAGGCTCCAGACGGACGtagtcgccctgcaggagacacgtctgcccgcGACCGGCAGCATAAGGGAGAAGGAATTTACCTCCTTCTGGCAGCACAAACCATCAGAAAAGGTGAGGAAGCATGGAGTTGGTTTCgccatcaggaacaggttgttagggtccatagtaccacccaaagaggggtctGCAAGGACCCTCAAACTTCAGCTTCACACAACAGCAGAAATGATCAGCCTCATCAACGCCtacgcaccaacactgaccacttCTACCGAAGCGAAGGATGAGTTCTATAATGACTTCGGCCGAACTCTCAGAGACGTACCTCAACAGGAGCCAGTCTTCCGACTGGGAGACTTGAATGCAAGAGCTGGTTCCGATCATAGCTATTGGCCTTCTTCCCAGGGCCAGTTTGGATTTGTGAAGATGAATGAGAATGGACAATGCCTCCTGGAGGTCTGCTGtcgtcatgatctctgcatcaccaattccttcttcgacaccaagccccagcacaag gccctacacaaaaaCAGGACAGTTCCTCTGAAATCAGTCACCGGAGAAATCATTAAAGACCGCCGTGATCAGCAGATGgatcgctgggtggaacattactccgaactctactccagagagaaaTTAATCAGCATAGAGGCACTGGATGCAATCGAGtccctgcccatcatggaagaactgtATCTTGAACTGACTATGGATGAAGTTGAGAAAGCACTGCCTTCACTTTCCTTaaggaaggccccaggagacgacggcattccgcctgaagttctcaagtgtgGCCGAGAAATACTTAAAACTTaa